TTTACGATCGGATCTCCGGCACGCTCGAATTCGAGCTGGCGTTGCCGGACAAGAAGCCGAAGCGCCTGCCTGTCGCCATGACCCGCAGCTTCCTCGAGGACGCGGACGCCGGGGTTCGCAGGGCGGCGCAGCTGGGCGCGAATGCCGCTTGGCGAGGTGTGGGCGATTCGGTTGCGGCCTGCCTCAACGCGATCGCCGGCACGAGGCTCACCCTGTACAAGCGACGTGGCATCGGCCACTTCCTCGAGCCTGCGCTGCTCGATGCCGGCATCGAGCGCGCCACGCTCGACGCCATGCTCGAGACGGTGCGCAGCCGCCAGAGCGTCGCCCAGCGCTACCTCAAGCTCAAGGCGAAGATGCTGGGCATGAGCAGGCTTGGTTTTCAGGATACGATGGCGTCCCTGCCCGATGGCTTACCCCGGATCTCATGGCGGCAGGCAACGCTCCGCGTCTGCGAGGCTTTTGGAAACTTCTATCCAGCCCTGCGTGAGCTCGCCGAGCGCGCTTTGAGGGAGCGCTGGATCGACTACGAGCCGCGGGTGGCAAAACGCCCGGGAGGATTCTGTTCCAGCTCCCATGTGATCGGACAATCGCGGGTGTTCATGACCTACAACGGCGTCATGGGCGACGTGCAGACCCTGGCTCACGAGCTTGGCCACGCCTTCCATGCCTGGATCATGCGCGACCTGCGCCCGTGGCAATGCGACTACCCGATGACATTGGCGGAGACGGCTTCCACCTTTGCCGAAACGCTGGTTACCGACGCCGCGCTCGAGTCCGCGGACTCGGTGCGGCGTCGCGCGATCCTGGATCACCGCCTGATGGAAGGCGCGATCTTCCTGTGCAACATCCCGATGCGCTTCGATTTCGAATACGCGCTCTACGAACGCCGAGCCGAGGGTGAGCTGTCGGTTGGCCAGCTTGGGGAGCTGATGCTGGAGGCCCAGCGCCAGAACTTCGGCGATTCGATCGCCGAGAGCCAGCTCGATCCCTGGTATTGGGCATCGAAGCTGCATTTCTACATCACGGGGCTTAGTTTCTATAACTTCCCATACACCTTTGGCTATCTGTTCAGCCTCGGGATCTTCGCGCGGGCCAAGGCCGAGGGAAGCTCGTTCCTGCCAAAGTACGAGCTGCTGCTGCGGGCAACCGGAAGCGCAAGCGCCGAGACCATCGCGCGCCAGACGCTGGGGATCGACTTGCAGGGTAACCAGTTCTGGAACGAGTCCATCGATCTGATCGAGCGGGACCTCGCTGCGCTCGAAGCTATCGAGCGCTGAGCCGGCGCGAGGCCCAGCTTGCGGCCTCGCGCACGGCCGGCGAGGCGTGCGTGCTTGCCGCCTCTTGGAGCACCGGAAGGGCGCGACGCGAGGCGCTGTTGCCGAGCGCGATGGCCGCGTTTCGCGCCATGCCTTC
This genomic window from Pseudomonadota bacterium contains:
- a CDS encoding M3 family oligoendopeptidase; the protein is MNTASATQPNWDMTPYFSALEAADYADYRRDLDTDIATLRASGEDLGALSAAKRAGWASLLAQLEQVYSRFAHVCSYVGCIGAADSADEAIKREDASLAALGAELEKVFVAVRGAFKNASDAEFDALLADERLLDVGYFLRRIRRESALTMSTALEGLAADLSVSGISAWGRLYDRISGTLEFELALPDKKPKRLPVAMTRSFLEDADAGVRRAAQLGANAAWRGVGDSVAACLNAIAGTRLTLYKRRGIGHFLEPALLDAGIERATLDAMLETVRSRQSVAQRYLKLKAKMLGMSRLGFQDTMASLPDGLPRISWRQATLRVCEAFGNFYPALRELAERALRERWIDYEPRVAKRPGGFCSSSHVIGQSRVFMTYNGVMGDVQTLAHELGHAFHAWIMRDLRPWQCDYPMTLAETASTFAETLVTDAALESADSVRRRAILDHRLMEGAIFLCNIPMRFDFEYALYERRAEGELSVGQLGELMLEAQRQNFGDSIAESQLDPWYWASKLHFYITGLSFYNFPYTFGYLFSLGIFARAKAEGSSFLPKYELLLRATGSASAETIARQTLGIDLQGNQFWNESIDLIERDLAALEAIER